The following are encoded in a window of Cydia amplana chromosome 20, ilCydAmpl1.1, whole genome shotgun sequence genomic DNA:
- the LOC134657378 gene encoding cecropin-like, with amino-acid sequence MDFSKLLFFFFACFVALCSVSAAPEPRWKPFKKLERVGQHVRDGIIKAGPAVAVVGQAATIAKG; translated from the exons ATGGATTTCTCCAAGTTGTTATTCTTTTTCTTCGCTTGTTTCGTTGCTCTGTGTTCAGTGAGCGCTGCGCCTGAACCAAGATGGAAACCATTCAAAAAGCTT GAGCGAGTGGGACAGCACGTGCGAGACGGCATCATCAAGGCCGGTCCTGCAGTCGCCGTTGTCGGACAAGCCGCTACCATTGCCAAAGGATAA
- the LOC134657603 gene encoding hyphancin-3F-like: MKFFRVLFFFFTCLMAMASNVSAAPGLGKELEKIGQNIRDGIIKAGPAVDIIRDVQKIYHGKYDDDDDDK, translated from the exons atgaaattcttccgtgttttgtttttctttttcacgTGCCTGATGGCGATGGCGAGTAATGTTTCGGCGGCGCCTGGACTAGGAAAGGAATTA gAAAAGATTGGACAGAATATCCGTGATGGTATCATCAAGGCAGGACCGGCCGTGGATATCATCCGAGACGTGCAGAAAATCTACCACGggaaatatgatgatgatgatgatgacaaataa
- the LOC134657587 gene encoding cecropin-like, with translation MNFGRVLFFVFACVLALSAVSGAPNPRWNPFKKLEKAGRNIRDGIIKAGPAVAVVGQAATIAKG, from the exons atgaacttcggtcgtgttttgtttttcgtgttcgCCTGCGTGCTGGCTTTGAGCGCGGTGTCAGGAGCGCCCAACCCTCGGTGGAACCCGTTTAAAAAATtg GAAAAAGCGGGACGCAACATCCGTGACGGCATCATCAAAGCTGGCCCCGCGGTAGCTGTCGTCGGTCAAGCCGCGACCATTGCTAAAGGATAA